In Deinococcus fonticola, a genomic segment contains:
- the dxr gene encoding 1-deoxy-D-xylulose-5-phosphate reductoisomerase, producing the protein MKLSVLGSTGSIGTQTLDVARERGWTVCALAAGKNLDLLDAQIREFRPEQVSVDGMVYAQARERWPQLKVLADPGEVAAFPADVVVNAMSGLLGLAPTRVALEHGQAVALATKEAMVTAAHLIWEAAALGGGRVVPIDSEHTGVYQCLTGEDMGDVAEVILTASGGPFRSGPADLSGVTPAQALKHPSWSMGPKITIDSATLFNKGLEVMECASLYGLPMGQVGVVIHPQSVLHAAVRFRDGSLKAQFGPTDMRLPIAYAVDAAPSGMQRPGDVRGAKRGPQVQNHLAWPMRGTWELLEPDLKRFPCLALAYRAGETGGLAPVALNAADEVAVDAFLNHRIGFTDIPRLLESVLDSTPAGTLTWDSLHDTDRWARAAAGQWVDTKGKVTL; encoded by the coding sequence ATGAAGCTTTCGGTACTCGGTTCGACGGGCAGCATCGGCACGCAGACACTGGACGTGGCGCGTGAGCGCGGCTGGACGGTGTGTGCGCTGGCCGCCGGGAAAAACCTTGACCTGCTGGACGCGCAGATTCGTGAGTTCCGGCCTGAACAGGTCAGCGTGGACGGCATGGTCTACGCGCAGGCCCGGGAACGCTGGCCGCAGCTGAAGGTGCTGGCTGACCCGGGTGAGGTGGCGGCCTTCCCCGCCGACGTGGTGGTCAATGCCATGAGCGGTCTTCTGGGGCTGGCCCCCACCCGCGTGGCGCTGGAACACGGTCAGGCGGTGGCACTGGCCACCAAGGAGGCCATGGTGACGGCCGCGCACCTGATCTGGGAGGCGGCTGCGCTTGGGGGCGGGCGGGTGGTGCCCATCGACTCCGAACATACCGGCGTGTACCAATGCCTGACCGGCGAGGACATGGGGGACGTGGCCGAGGTGATCCTGACCGCGTCCGGCGGCCCCTTCCGCAGCGGCCCGGCCGACCTGAGCGGCGTGACGCCCGCGCAGGCGCTGAAGCACCCGTCGTGGAGCATGGGGCCGAAAATCACCATCGACAGCGCGACTCTCTTCAACAAGGGGCTGGAGGTGATGGAGTGCGCCAGCCTGTACGGCCTGCCGATGGGTCAGGTGGGCGTGGTCATTCACCCGCAGAGCGTCCTTCACGCGGCGGTACGCTTCCGGGACGGCAGCCTGAAAGCTCAGTTCGGCCCCACCGACATGCGCCTGCCCATCGCTTACGCGGTCGACGCGGCCCCCAGCGGCATGCAGCGCCCCGGCGACGTGCGCGGCGCTAAACGTGGCCCGCAGGTACAGAACCACCTGGCCTGGCCCATGCGCGGCACCTGGGAACTGCTGGAGCCTGACCTGAAGCGCTTTCCTTGCCTGGCACTGGCCTACCGCGCCGGGGAGACGGGCGGCCTGGCCCCGGTCGCCCTGAACGCCGCCGACGAGGTGGCGGTGGACGCCTTCCTGAATCACCGCATCGGCTTCACCGACATTCCCCGCCTGCTCGAAAGCGTGCTGGACAGCACCCCCGCCGGCACCCTGACCTGGGATAGCCTGCACGACACGGACCGCTGGGCCAGAGCCGCCGCTGGCCAGTGGGTCGACACGAAAGGAAAAGTCACGCTATGA
- a CDS encoding M50 family metallopeptidase: MNFFQSLAAVLTPTGLLWTVIILGIATFLHELAHYALARWQGVPVKSFSVGMGPVLLSRRWKGTEWRVSALPLGGYVEIDGMAPVPGADGQMQAPTSGYAGLPSLGKIAVILAGPVMNLALALGLMTLLFTNQGLPVPDRVRIEEVVANSTAQNIGLKKGDVITAIDGQDIPQLITVNGKQLPGWQSVPEILKKNGPHTFTLQRSGVPGPVQVVFDWTPSVGGKKQLLGIRYSPDVQKVGAAQAFGASVSNTVQAVPQVLSAFGNLFKRFLTLDLSQDQGVSGPIGTAEIVSRAAALGPWALVEIAIMLNLSLAFFNLIPIPGLDGGRILLTLIGAIKGSPLSFAQENAINFAGFAFVMMLMLFVILRDASRFF, encoded by the coding sequence ATGAATTTCTTCCAGAGTCTCGCCGCCGTCCTCACGCCCACGGGCCTGCTGTGGACGGTCATCATCCTCGGGATCGCCACCTTCCTGCACGAGCTGGCGCACTATGCGCTGGCCCGCTGGCAGGGCGTGCCGGTGAAGTCCTTCAGCGTGGGTATGGGGCCGGTGCTGCTGAGCCGCCGGTGGAAAGGCACCGAGTGGCGCGTCAGCGCCCTACCGCTGGGCGGGTACGTGGAAATCGACGGCATGGCCCCCGTGCCGGGCGCGGACGGCCAGATGCAGGCTCCCACCAGCGGCTATGCGGGCCTGCCCAGCCTCGGCAAGATCGCCGTGATTCTCGCCGGGCCCGTCATGAACCTGGCGCTGGCGCTGGGCCTGATGACCCTGCTGTTCACCAACCAGGGCCTGCCGGTGCCGGACCGCGTGCGCATAGAGGAGGTCGTGGCGAATTCTACCGCGCAGAACATCGGCCTGAAAAAAGGTGACGTGATCACCGCCATCGACGGGCAGGACATCCCCCAGCTCATCACCGTGAACGGCAAGCAGCTGCCCGGCTGGCAGAGCGTGCCGGAAATCCTGAAGAAAAACGGCCCGCACACCTTCACGCTTCAGAGAAGCGGAGTTCCTGGCCCGGTGCAGGTCGTGTTCGACTGGACGCCCAGCGTGGGCGGCAAGAAGCAACTGCTGGGCATTCGCTACAGCCCCGATGTGCAGAAAGTCGGCGCGGCGCAGGCCTTCGGCGCGTCGGTCAGCAACACGGTCCAGGCCGTTCCGCAAGTTCTCAGCGCCTTCGGCAATCTCTTCAAGCGCTTCCTGACCCTCGACCTGAGCCAGGATCAGGGGGTCAGCGGCCCCATCGGCACCGCCGAGATCGTGAGCCGCGCCGCCGCCCTCGGCCCCTGGGCGCTCGTGGAAATCGCCATCATGCTCAACCTCTCGCTGGCCTTCTTCAACCTGATTCCCATTCCCGGCCTGGACGGCGGGCGCATCCTGCTGACCCTGATCGGGGCCATCAAGGGCAGCCCCCTCAGTTTTGCGCAGGAAAACGCCATCAACTTCGCTGGGTTCGCGTTCGTGATGATGCTGATGCTGTTCGTGATCCTGCGCGACGCCAGCCGGTTTTTCTGA
- a CDS encoding phosphatidate cytidylyltransferase, giving the protein METLSTRVLTSVVGFTLLSLIVWIGWPALLPTLVVVSVMCLWEYIRMLDSNDIDVRRISLGVFAAAIILASLPQWPQAPWLGGSWREVVLTIAVGSVLVLEVIRPGERPLERVVYSVFGLLYIPWLLGYFLMLRYTPDADAGLLYFALPLLATFAADIGGFFAGHYFGKRKLAPEVSPGKTVEGAIGGLAFSFITVLIMTQLARIWSPLDAFLYSLLVASASQLGDLSESLIKRALRTKDSGTSLPGHGGFLDRIDSLLFAVPATYLFLNISMFQR; this is encoded by the coding sequence ATGGAAACCCTGAGCACCCGCGTGCTGACCAGTGTGGTGGGGTTCACGCTGCTGAGCCTGATCGTGTGGATCGGCTGGCCGGCCCTGCTGCCTACGCTGGTGGTCGTGTCGGTGATGTGCCTGTGGGAATACATCCGCATGCTGGACAGCAACGACATCGATGTGCGGCGCATCAGTCTGGGGGTGTTCGCCGCGGCCATTATCCTGGCGAGTTTGCCGCAGTGGCCACAGGCGCCGTGGCTAGGCGGGTCGTGGCGCGAGGTGGTGCTGACCATCGCGGTGGGCAGCGTGCTGGTGCTGGAGGTCATCCGCCCCGGCGAGCGGCCGCTGGAGCGTGTGGTGTACAGCGTCTTCGGACTGCTCTACATTCCGTGGCTGCTGGGGTACTTCCTGATGCTGCGCTACACGCCGGACGCCGACGCGGGCCTGCTGTACTTCGCGCTGCCGCTGCTGGCGACCTTCGCGGCGGACATCGGCGGGTTTTTTGCCGGGCATTACTTCGGGAAACGCAAACTGGCGCCAGAAGTCAGCCCCGGCAAAACCGTCGAGGGGGCCATCGGTGGCCTGGCCTTCAGTTTCATCACGGTGCTGATCATGACCCAGCTGGCCCGCATCTGGTCACCGCTGGACGCCTTCCTGTACAGCCTGCTGGTCGCCAGCGCCAGCCAGCTGGGCGACCTCTCGGAAAGCCTGATCAAACGCGCCCTGAGAACGAAGGATAGCGGCACCAGCCTCCCTGGCCACGGCGGCTTTCTGGACCGTATCGACAGCCTGCTGTTCGCCGTGCCGGCCACCTACCTGTTTCTGAACATCAGTATGTTTCAACGGTAA
- the frr gene encoding ribosome recycling factor: MADMKHIQSDARAKMGKAIESLESNLGVLRTGRANPGILKKIVVDYYGSTMPIDQVASITTPDARTLVITPWDRGALNPIEKAIRDSDLGLNPNNKGDTIFISVPMLTEERRKEMVKNAKNYAEDARVAVRNLRKHALDEVKKIEGIGEDDVKRGEADVQKITDEFIAKVDAVLQKKEQEILG, from the coding sequence ATGGCCGATATGAAACACATTCAGAGTGATGCCCGCGCGAAGATGGGCAAAGCGATCGAGTCCCTGGAAAGTAACCTGGGCGTGCTGCGCACCGGGCGCGCCAACCCCGGCATCCTGAAAAAGATCGTGGTGGACTACTACGGCAGCACCATGCCCATCGATCAGGTGGCCAGCATCACCACGCCGGACGCCCGCACGCTGGTGATCACGCCGTGGGACCGAGGGGCGCTGAACCCCATCGAGAAGGCCATCCGCGACAGCGACCTGGGCCTGAACCCCAACAACAAGGGCGACACCATCTTCATCAGCGTGCCCATGCTGACCGAGGAACGCCGCAAGGAAATGGTGAAGAACGCCAAGAACTACGCCGAGGACGCCCGCGTGGCCGTGCGCAACCTGCGTAAGCACGCGCTGGACGAGGTCAAGAAGATCGAGGGCATCGGCGAGGACGACGTGAAACGCGGCGAAGCGGACGTGCAGAAGATCACCGACGAGTTCATTGCCAAGGTCGACGCCGTGCTGCAAAAGAAGGAGCAGGAAATCCTAGGGTGA
- the pyrH gene encoding UMP kinase, translated as MFKRVLLKLSGEFLANENGFGINPETTAQLARRIVRALDGSDVELAVVIGGGNLWRGARNGQGMDAATADYIGMLGTVMNAMALQDAMETAGKPTRVMTAIQMAAVAEPYIRRRAMRHLEKGRVVILGGGNGAPFFTTDTTSTLRALELGADVVLMAKNKVDGVYDSDPRKNPDARLIKDITHLQVVEQRLEVMDATALTLCMDKNLPIVVFDIFQEGNLERLFRGERVGTLIKS; from the coding sequence ATGTTCAAACGAGTGCTGCTGAAACTGTCGGGGGAATTCCTGGCGAACGAGAACGGGTTCGGCATTAACCCGGAAACCACTGCGCAACTGGCCCGGCGTATCGTGCGGGCGCTGGACGGTTCGGACGTGGAACTGGCAGTGGTGATCGGCGGCGGGAACCTGTGGCGCGGCGCTCGCAACGGGCAGGGCATGGACGCGGCCACAGCGGACTACATCGGCATGCTGGGCACCGTCATGAACGCCATGGCCCTGCAGGACGCCATGGAAACCGCCGGGAAACCCACCCGCGTGATGACCGCCATTCAGATGGCCGCGGTGGCCGAGCCGTACATTCGCCGGCGCGCCATGCGCCACCTGGAAAAAGGCCGCGTGGTCATCCTGGGGGGCGGCAACGGCGCGCCGTTTTTCACCACTGACACCACCAGCACCCTGCGCGCCCTGGAACTCGGGGCCGACGTGGTATTGATGGCGAAGAACAAGGTGGACGGCGTGTACGACAGCGACCCGCGCAAGAATCCGGACGCCAGGCTGATCAAGGACATCACTCACCTGCAAGTCGTGGAGCAGCGCCTGGAAGTCATGGACGCCACCGCCCTGACCCTGTGCATGGACAAGAACCTGCCGATCGTGGTGTTCGACATCTTCCAGGAAGGCAACCTGGAACGCCTGTTCCGGGGCGAGCGCGTGGGGACGCTGATCAAGAGCTAG
- the tsf gene encoding translation elongation factor Ts, which translates to MMESIKKLREMTGAGMMDVKKALADAEGNEEKAVALLRERGIAKAVKKGDREAKEGIVRFAVDGNRGAIVEVNSETDFVARNSDFQALVEKLAQAALSAKTSDLETFKDFSFEGEKVGELVAAAAGKIGENIVLSRVEYVEGHQLAGYIHSNGKIGVLVDLEGGDEAKAKDVALHVAAERPQFLTRDEVETGDIDKEREILTNKALAEGKPQQIVEKIVEGQIGKFYQERVLPEQTFVKDNSLTVSKYLGDAKVKKFVRFEVGA; encoded by the coding sequence ATGATGGAATCGATCAAGAAACTGCGCGAAATGACTGGCGCGGGCATGATGGACGTGAAAAAGGCCCTGGCCGACGCCGAGGGCAACGAGGAAAAGGCCGTGGCGCTGCTGCGTGAACGCGGCATCGCCAAGGCCGTGAAGAAAGGCGACCGCGAAGCCAAGGAAGGCATCGTGCGTTTCGCGGTGGACGGCAACCGCGGCGCCATCGTGGAAGTGAACAGCGAGACGGACTTCGTGGCCCGCAACAGCGACTTCCAGGCCCTGGTCGAGAAGCTGGCGCAGGCCGCGCTGAGCGCCAAGACCAGCGATCTGGAGACCTTCAAGGACTTCAGCTTCGAGGGCGAGAAGGTGGGCGAGCTGGTGGCCGCCGCCGCCGGCAAGATCGGTGAGAACATCGTGCTCAGCCGCGTGGAGTACGTGGAAGGCCACCAGCTGGCCGGCTACATTCACAGCAACGGCAAGATTGGCGTGCTGGTCGACCTGGAAGGGGGCGACGAGGCCAAGGCGAAGGACGTGGCGCTGCACGTGGCTGCCGAGCGTCCCCAGTTCCTGACCCGTGACGAAGTGGAAACGGGCGACATCGACAAGGAACGCGAAATCCTGACCAACAAGGCCCTGGCCGAAGGCAAACCGCAGCAGATCGTCGAGAAGATCGTGGAAGGTCAGATCGGCAAGTTCTACCAGGAGCGCGTGCTGCCCGAACAGACCTTCGTGAAGGACAACAGCCTGACCGTCAGCAAGTACCTGGGCGACGCCAAGGTCAAGAAGTTCGTCCGCTTCGAAGTCGGCGCGTAA
- the rpsB gene encoding 30S ribosomal protein S2 yields the protein MSYISMKQLLEAGVHFGHETKRWNPKFKRFIFAERNGIFIIDLQKTLKQVDRSFDYIKDLAERGGTILFVGTKKQAQEIVELEARRTGMPYVTSRWLGGMLTNFKTIRGRVDRLNELDDLFETGRINDRPKAERIELGSERERLLRFVGGIRKMNRLPDAIFVVDPTKEVIAVQEANKLGIPVIALADTDSDPDVIDYIVPGNDDAIRSIQLITHRIGDLLVEARGGQEEVSSQAAEQGEADEEGVQAETADVTSTQGRS from the coding sequence ATGTCCTACATCAGCATGAAGCAGTTGCTGGAAGCCGGAGTGCACTTCGGTCACGAAACGAAACGCTGGAACCCCAAGTTCAAGCGCTTCATCTTCGCCGAGCGTAACGGCATTTTCATCATCGACCTCCAGAAGACCCTGAAGCAGGTGGACCGCAGCTTCGACTACATCAAGGATCTGGCCGAGCGTGGCGGCACCATCCTGTTCGTCGGCACCAAGAAGCAGGCGCAGGAGATCGTGGAACTCGAAGCCCGCCGCACCGGCATGCCCTACGTGACCAGCCGCTGGCTGGGCGGAATGCTCACCAACTTCAAGACCATTCGTGGCCGCGTGGATCGCCTGAATGAGCTCGATGACCTGTTCGAGACCGGCCGCATCAACGACCGTCCCAAGGCCGAGCGCATCGAGCTGGGCTCCGAGCGCGAGCGCCTCCTGCGCTTCGTGGGCGGCATCCGCAAGATGAACCGCCTGCCCGACGCTATTTTCGTGGTCGACCCCACCAAGGAAGTCATCGCGGTGCAGGAAGCCAACAAGCTGGGCATCCCCGTGATTGCCCTGGCCGACACCGACAGCGATCCCGATGTCATCGACTACATCGTGCCGGGCAACGACGACGCCATTCGCAGCATCCAGCTGATCACGCACCGCATCGGTGATCTGCTGGTCGAGGCGCGTGGCGGCCAGGAAGAAGTCAGTAGCCAGGCTGCCGAGCAGGGCGAAGCCGATGAAGAGGGTGTCCAGGCCGAAACCGCCGATGTGACCAGCACGCAGGGCCGCAGCTAA
- a CDS encoding serine hydrolase domain-containing protein, which produces MSNPRWSIRSFVLLAALSTALLLSAWARPPQQLAQQQLDVERGLRPAPRSWWKPSQQAKLSLTDRMAFYHVPGVSLAVIDGGRVAWARGYGFLHAGNDARVSTETLFQAASISKAVTATAAMTFVQDGRLSLDRPVNDTLRSWKVPAASPDLSADVTLRQLLSHTAGIGVPGYLGYPAGQPVPTLLDVLRGAAPATSPAVRVEHPAGRAYAYSGGGYEVLQLLLQETGGEPFPNLMQRRLLQPLGMTHSTFTSPLPEAWRQRAAEAHSAAGQPLPGRWHTYPELAAAGLWSTPSDLARWLLALSGSANAANNALLNQATMREMLTDHTPGLARWYSGHAYGLGLKLRGRGQAFSFGHTGINQGYRAVAVIYPRTGQGAVVMTNGENGEALTQEILRSVAAAYHWPDEPPGRGAELIWLPVASLVLLGLRRAYSPRKRGRHSLKSSSG; this is translated from the coding sequence ATGTCGAATCCACGCTGGTCAATCCGGTCTTTCGTCCTGCTGGCTGCCCTGAGCACCGCACTCCTGCTGAGCGCATGGGCCAGGCCACCCCAGCAGCTGGCCCAGCAGCAGTTGGACGTGGAGCGCGGTCTGCGGCCCGCCCCGCGCTCATGGTGGAAGCCCAGCCAGCAGGCGAAGCTGTCCTTGACGGACAGAATGGCCTTCTACCACGTGCCGGGAGTCAGCCTGGCCGTCATAGACGGGGGACGCGTCGCGTGGGCCAGGGGGTACGGTTTCCTGCACGCCGGCAATGACGCCCGAGTGAGCACCGAGACGCTGTTTCAGGCGGCGTCCATCAGCAAGGCCGTGACCGCCACCGCCGCCATGACCTTCGTGCAGGATGGCCGACTTTCGCTCGACAGGCCCGTCAACGACACCCTGCGCTCCTGGAAAGTCCCGGCAGCTTCGCCCGACCTGTCCGCTGACGTTACCCTGCGGCAACTGCTGTCTCACACGGCCGGGATTGGCGTTCCCGGTTACCTCGGCTATCCGGCAGGTCAGCCTGTTCCCACGCTCCTTGACGTTCTGCGGGGCGCGGCGCCGGCGACCTCCCCGGCCGTCAGGGTCGAACACCCCGCCGGACGCGCCTACGCCTACTCGGGCGGTGGCTACGAGGTGCTGCAACTCCTTTTGCAGGAAACGGGCGGCGAACCCTTCCCGAACCTGATGCAGCGCCGACTGTTGCAACCGCTGGGCATGACGCACAGTACGTTCACGTCCCCCCTGCCGGAGGCCTGGCGTCAGCGAGCCGCCGAGGCGCACAGCGCCGCCGGCCAGCCACTGCCGGGCCGCTGGCACACCTACCCGGAACTGGCCGCAGCGGGCCTGTGGTCCACGCCCAGTGATCTGGCCCGCTGGCTGCTGGCCCTCTCCGGCTCGGCCAACGCGGCGAACAATGCGCTGCTGAACCAGGCGACCATGCGTGAAATGCTGACCGACCACACGCCCGGCCTGGCCCGCTGGTACTCCGGCCACGCCTATGGCCTGGGCCTGAAGTTGCGCGGGCGTGGACAGGCGTTTTCCTTCGGTCACACCGGTATCAATCAGGGCTACCGGGCCGTGGCTGTCATATATCCCCGCACCGGACAGGGCGCCGTGGTCATGACCAACGGCGAGAACGGTGAGGCCCTGACGCAGGAGATCCTGCGCAGTGTCGCCGCGGCCTACCACTGGCCAGATGAGCCGCCTGGGCGCGGAGCGGAGCTGATCTGGTTGCCGGTCGCGTCGCTGGTGCTGCTCGGCCTGCGGCGCGCGTACTCGCCGAGGAAAAGAGGCCGCCACAGCCTGAAGTCCTCTTCCGGTTGA
- a CDS encoding alpha/beta hydrolase, translating into MPLKVALGSGALLGLFLTACVREQLFRPCPFGLPRGAVRACGKIQVSKQYAQPQGATLPLAFAVLPGRSKSAVATVVIPGGPGGRTGGWPRRLEKLFRESGRRPLHDLIFYDQRGVGESREGPQTTCHIRLLTAELAPQEFEGQVRDCLNAMKANGNAPATLNTRSNAEDIVSLARALGYQQVNLYGLSYGTRTAQEVVKRHPEFVRSLVLDGVVDPAVNPFVTQPQHFQKTLSSFGQVCAAAGHCPDGDYPTRIQQAANELGALNLTFPGEVLGVQRPLPLKGSVLLSALWDTGYSPRDMQAIDEMLRSGPAKDRTTLDSLVKSAANEGGNTVDPGVYAAVSCQDTRLPEQGIQSGLLPVFQHRAAATVAMYRLCRDLGLGAPADAQAPIRAKVPTLLLSGRYDSVTPPETAQAVAARFSPSTHVIFEQGGHMNGKSECGLQLLLGFLDDPSRPPETQCAARPYSFQ; encoded by the coding sequence ATGCCGCTCAAAGTTGCTCTTGGCAGTGGGGCGCTGCTGGGGTTGTTCCTGACTGCGTGTGTGCGGGAACAGCTGTTCAGGCCTTGTCCTTTCGGGTTGCCGAGGGGTGCCGTTCGGGCCTGCGGCAAAATCCAGGTGTCAAAGCAGTATGCCCAGCCGCAAGGGGCCACCCTCCCGCTGGCCTTCGCGGTTTTACCGGGCCGTTCAAAGTCAGCGGTGGCGACCGTCGTGATTCCGGGCGGGCCGGGGGGCCGGACAGGCGGGTGGCCGCGCCGCCTGGAAAAGCTTTTCAGGGAAAGCGGCAGGCGGCCGCTGCACGACCTCATTTTCTACGATCAACGGGGCGTCGGGGAAAGCCGCGAGGGGCCGCAGACCACGTGCCACATTCGCCTGTTGACCGCCGAGTTGGCCCCGCAGGAATTCGAGGGGCAGGTGCGGGACTGCCTGAACGCCATGAAAGCCAACGGAAACGCCCCCGCGACCCTGAACACGCGCAGCAATGCGGAGGACATCGTCTCGCTGGCGCGTGCCCTGGGGTATCAGCAGGTCAACCTGTACGGCCTGAGCTACGGCACGCGCACCGCTCAGGAAGTCGTGAAGCGCCACCCGGAGTTTGTGCGGAGTCTGGTGCTCGACGGTGTGGTCGACCCCGCCGTGAACCCGTTCGTCACGCAGCCGCAGCACTTCCAGAAGACCTTGAGCAGCTTCGGACAGGTCTGTGCAGCGGCCGGCCACTGCCCCGACGGTGACTACCCCACCCGAATTCAGCAGGCGGCGAACGAACTGGGCGCCCTGAACCTGACTTTTCCCGGTGAGGTGCTCGGGGTTCAGCGACCCTTGCCCCTGAAGGGCAGCGTGCTGCTCTCGGCCCTCTGGGACACCGGCTATTCACCGCGAGACATGCAGGCCATAGACGAAATGCTGCGCAGCGGGCCAGCGAAAGACCGCACAACACTCGACTCTCTCGTGAAAAGCGCTGCGAACGAAGGCGGCAATACCGTCGATCCGGGTGTGTACGCCGCCGTGAGCTGCCAGGATACCCGGCTTCCCGAGCAGGGAATTCAGTCCGGGCTGCTGCCTGTTTTTCAACACCGGGCAGCAGCCACCGTGGCCATGTACAGGCTGTGCCGTGACCTCGGGCTGGGCGCTCCGGCAGACGCTCAGGCGCCTATCCGGGCCAAGGTGCCCACCCTGCTGTTGTCGGGCCGTTACGACTCGGTGACGCCACCCGAAACGGCGCAGGCGGTCGCAGCCCGCTTCTCTCCCTCGACCCACGTGATTTTTGAGCAGGGTGGGCACATGAATGGCAAAAGCGAGTGCGGCCTACAGCTGCTCCTCGGTTTCCTCGATGACCCGTCCAGGCCGCCAGAAACGCAGTGCGCGGCCCGCCCTTATTCCTTTCAATGA
- a CDS encoding ArsR family transcriptional regulator translates to MSTAHVATAPQAKLLLAVELRPLLNLLMREPRTVTEAAVALGMNVQRTHYLMGKLLKAGVAEVAAERRRSGPPVKVYRVPPHWFIPLESTSAESLEAFVNAQVQPRIEKLVREILQVFRQRRSEQQGFWLSDGNLSLGDVNGAAQDLWEGQEPVVFTLGQVRVSRTRATEFKRQLIAMTQEFEQAPDEQAAVYRFAVMVVRDQETG, encoded by the coding sequence GTGTCTACCGCTCACGTCGCCACGGCCCCACAGGCCAAACTGCTGCTCGCGGTGGAGTTGCGGCCCCTGCTGAACCTGCTGATGCGTGAACCGCGCACGGTGACCGAGGCGGCCGTTGCCCTCGGCATGAACGTTCAGCGTACCCATTACCTCATGGGGAAACTCCTGAAAGCCGGGGTGGCCGAAGTGGCCGCGGAACGTCGCCGCAGCGGCCCACCCGTGAAGGTGTACCGCGTACCGCCCCACTGGTTCATTCCCTTAGAGTCGACGAGTGCCGAGTCACTGGAAGCCTTCGTGAACGCGCAGGTTCAACCCCGCATAGAGAAGCTGGTGCGCGAAATCCTGCAGGTGTTCAGGCAGCGCCGCAGCGAACAGCAGGGGTTCTGGCTGTCGGACGGCAACCTCAGCCTCGGGGACGTGAATGGGGCCGCGCAAGACCTCTGGGAAGGCCAGGAGCCCGTGGTCTTCACGCTTGGGCAGGTCCGGGTGTCACGCACCAGGGCCACCGAATTCAAACGGCAGTTGATTGCGATGACTCAGGAATTCGAGCAGGCTCCGGACGAGCAGGCGGCGGTCTACCGCTTCGCGGTCATGGTCGTGCGCGATCAGGAAACTGGCTGA
- a CDS encoding aldo/keto reductase, producing MQQRDFGNTGLKVSVLGFGAGQVGAQHLSEDQAGTLLNRAIDRGITLVDTARGYGLSEERIGRHLSYRRHDFILSSKGGYGAQGAEDWTPPAIRRGIEQALTRMRVDWIDVFHLHSCPLEVLRRDDLLAALDDARQAGLIRVAAYSGENEALAWAVDSGRFGSIETSVNLADQWSAHRVLPDARERGLGVIAKRPILNAAWQFRERPAGQYAETYWERLQHLELNGIREQAGLDWTSLALRFTAFHPNVHSAIVGTASIDNLESNVRVVEEGPLPLDVLTQIEAAWEREGSRWPGEV from the coding sequence ATGCAGCAGCGGGACTTCGGCAACACGGGCTTGAAAGTCAGCGTCCTGGGGTTCGGGGCGGGGCAGGTGGGCGCGCAGCACCTGTCGGAAGACCAGGCGGGCACGCTGCTGAACCGCGCCATTGACCGGGGCATCACCCTGGTGGACACGGCGCGCGGGTACGGCCTCAGTGAGGAACGCATCGGGCGGCACCTGTCGTACCGCCGCCACGACTTCATCCTGAGCAGCAAGGGCGGGTACGGCGCACAGGGGGCCGAGGACTGGACGCCGCCGGCCATCCGGCGCGGCATCGAGCAGGCACTCACCCGGATGCGGGTGGACTGGATCGACGTTTTTCACCTGCACTCCTGCCCGCTGGAGGTGCTGCGCCGTGACGACCTGCTGGCGGCCCTGGACGATGCCCGCCAGGCCGGCCTGATTCGCGTGGCCGCATACAGCGGTGAGAACGAGGCGCTGGCCTGGGCGGTGGACTCCGGGCGTTTCGGGAGCATCGAGACCAGCGTCAACCTGGCGGATCAGTGGAGCGCCCACAGGGTGCTGCCGGACGCCCGCGAACGCGGCCTGGGCGTCATCGCCAAGCGGCCCATCCTGAACGCGGCCTGGCAATTCAGGGAACGTCCGGCCGGGCAGTACGCCGAAACGTACTGGGAACGCCTGCAACACCTCGAACTGAACGGGATTCGGGAACAGGCCGGCCTGGACTGGACTTCGCTGGCCCTGCGCTTCACGGCCTTTCACCCGAACGTTCACAGCGCCATCGTGGGGACGGCCAGCATCGACAATCTGGAGAGCAACGTCCGCGTCGTGGAGGAAGGCCCGCTGCCCCTCGATGTCCTGACCCAGATTGAGGCCGCCTGGGAGCGCGAGGGGTCGCGCTGGCCCGGCGAGGTCTGA